The following proteins come from a genomic window of Verrucomicrobium sp.:
- a CDS encoding MotA/TolQ/ExbB proton channel family protein, protein MLLLIGWAIVFGSVLGGFMYNGGHIESLLHPGEWIIIVGVMIGFLVGSSPGSVLKLMIAKIKQAVGAPPYTQQRYMDLCKALYELFMVAREQGVVGIEEHVINPSTSSVFSKYPSFLNDHHAVSFLQDALRPLIEGRMKPEQLRASLNEDLERLSIHSEAPIMILTKVADALPGVGIVAAVLGIVVTMGFIAGEKAKIGEKVAAALVGTFLGLLISYGLFQPMILKLEFINEDELAYYQVMCNMIVSYATGSPPVMAAEAGRRTIPADRQPAGDAFETELKALKKA, encoded by the coding sequence ATGCTCCTTCTCATCGGTTGGGCCATCGTCTTCGGCTCGGTGCTTGGCGGCTTCATGTACAATGGCGGCCACATCGAGTCGCTTCTCCACCCCGGCGAATGGATCATCATCGTCGGCGTCATGATCGGCTTCCTCGTCGGCTCCAGCCCGGGCTCCGTGCTGAAGCTGATGATCGCCAAGATCAAGCAGGCCGTCGGAGCGCCGCCCTACACCCAGCAGCGCTACATGGACCTGTGCAAGGCCCTCTACGAGCTGTTCATGGTCGCGCGCGAGCAGGGCGTCGTCGGCATCGAGGAACACGTCATCAACCCCTCCACCAGCTCCGTCTTCTCCAAGTATCCCAGCTTCCTGAACGACCACCACGCCGTCTCCTTCCTGCAGGACGCCCTGCGCCCCCTCATCGAAGGCCGCATGAAGCCGGAGCAGCTCCGCGCCTCCCTCAACGAAGACCTGGAGCGCCTTTCCATCCACTCGGAAGCGCCCATCATGATCCTCACCAAGGTGGCGGACGCGCTGCCGGGCGTCGGCATCGTCGCGGCGGTGCTCGGCATCGTCGTCACCATGGGCTTCATCGCGGGCGAGAAGGCGAAGATCGGCGAGAAAGTCGCCGCGGCGCTCGTCGGCACCTTCCTGGGCCTTCTCATCAGCTACGGCCTCTTCCAGCCCATGATCCTCAAGCTGGAATTCATCAATGAGGACGAGCTGGCCTACTACCAGGTCATGTGCAACATGATCGTCAGCTACGCCACCGGCTCCCCGCCGGTCATGGCCGCCGAGGCCGGCCGCCGCACCATCCCGGCGGACCGCCAGCCCGCGGGCGACGCCTTTGAAACCGAGCTGAAGGCCCTCAAGAAGGCCTGA
- a CDS encoding OmpA family protein yields the protein MSKKGGHHGGSWKVAYADFVTSMFALFLVLWIIGADEETRRAVEDYFQGRKIHVTNGSRSVTKWEENSTFHTIPQDAPSQDLQSINELTQALEQIRQQLKNSSDPGDDQIRFDFTSDGVRINVIDKSKRPFFDPNSSNLTPFGSFVLQTIGWQLERLPVQVEVEGHTENNPNNGDPMQPWTLSSERALSSEKALTDSGVKPDKFFRVAGKGATDPLDAAHPESENNRRITIVVRPAKGEDLSSFRQKMMQP from the coding sequence ATGTCTAAGAAAGGTGGACACCACGGCGGTTCCTGGAAAGTCGCCTACGCCGACTTCGTCACCTCCATGTTCGCGCTCTTCCTGGTCCTCTGGATCATCGGGGCGGACGAGGAAACCCGCCGCGCCGTGGAAGACTACTTCCAGGGCCGGAAAATCCACGTCACCAACGGCTCCCGCTCCGTCACGAAGTGGGAGGAGAACTCCACCTTCCACACCATCCCGCAGGACGCCCCCAGCCAGGACCTCCAGTCGATCAACGAACTGACCCAGGCCCTGGAGCAAATCCGCCAGCAGCTCAAGAACAGCAGCGATCCCGGCGACGACCAAATCCGCTTCGACTTCACCTCCGACGGCGTCCGCATCAACGTCATCGACAAGTCCAAGCGCCCTTTCTTCGACCCCAACAGCTCCAATCTGACCCCTTTCGGCTCCTTCGTCCTGCAAACCATCGGCTGGCAGCTGGAGCGGCTCCCCGTCCAGGTAGAGGTGGAAGGGCACACGGAAAACAACCCCAACAACGGTGACCCGATGCAGCCCTGGACCCTTTCCTCCGAAAGAGCCCTTTCCTCCGAAAAGGCCCTGACGGACAGCGGGGTGAAGCCGGACAAATTCTTCCGCGTGGCGGGGAAGGGGGCCACCGATCCCCTCGACGCCGCCCACCCGGAGAGCGAAAACAACCGGCGGATTACCATTGTGGTCCGCCCCGCGAAGGGGGAGGATCTCTCCTCCTTCCGCCAAAAGATGATGCAGCCATGA
- a CDS encoding flagellar hook-basal body protein, whose product MQVGLYEAVSGMKAQSAYEDVLSSNLARSSIPGSKQVLTAFELPKPSALQEANALPGTTQNLGVAGAPLQSRTVIDFSPGLVRATGNPTDFAIEGDAFFKVRNKDGSMGYTRDGQFRVNTNGVLVTGDGSEVLMDNDVPLNLSKADAGIINIDPQGVVKVGPQGVSRGSLAIVHMDDPRTVLHQGQGGRFQADTDKTDQLQTGLGKSAFVRQGYLEDSNANPVTSMIQLVEVVRAYEANQRAVTMQDSVTGQIIQAASDNANS is encoded by the coding sequence ATGCAAGTAGGTCTCTACGAAGCCGTGAGTGGAATGAAGGCCCAGAGCGCCTATGAGGACGTCCTTTCCTCCAATCTGGCGCGCTCCAGCATTCCTGGCAGCAAGCAGGTGCTGACCGCCTTCGAACTGCCGAAGCCCTCCGCCCTTCAGGAAGCCAATGCGCTGCCCGGCACCACCCAAAACCTGGGCGTGGCGGGAGCCCCCCTGCAGTCCCGCACGGTGATCGACTTCTCCCCCGGCCTTGTCCGCGCCACCGGCAACCCGACCGACTTCGCCATCGAAGGCGACGCCTTTTTCAAGGTCCGCAACAAAGACGGCTCCATGGGCTACACCCGGGACGGCCAATTCCGCGTCAATACCAACGGCGTGCTGGTCACCGGCGACGGCTCCGAGGTGCTCATGGATAACGACGTGCCGCTGAACCTGAGCAAGGCCGACGCGGGCATCATCAACATCGACCCTCAGGGCGTGGTGAAAGTCGGCCCCCAGGGCGTCTCCCGCGGCAGCCTGGCCATCGTCCACATGGACGATCCCCGCACCGTCCTCCACCAGGGCCAGGGCGGTCGCTTCCAGGCCGACACGGACAAGACCGACCAGCTCCAGACCGGCCTGGGCAAGAGCGCCTTCGTCCGCCAGGGCTACCTGGAAGACAGCAACGCCAATCCCGTCACCTCCATGATCCAGCTCGTCGAAGTCGTGCGCGCGTATGAGGCCAATCAGCGCGCCGTCACCATGCAGGACTCGGTCACCGGCCAGATCATCCAAGCCGCCTCCGACAACGCCAATTCGTAA
- the flgG gene encoding flagellar basal-body rod protein FlgG, with product MIRSLYSAASGMQAQQTNIDVISNNLANVNTPGFKGSSAQFEDLLYDVEKQPGAILGNGSNTPGSLSVGYGTKLVATNMDMTQGEMVQQSGSQLSLAIQGNGFFQVQLADGSGLNAYTRNGSFQVNQSGQIVTNDGLVLVGAPQVPQGVTQISVSQDGTFTFQVNGQTQNGGQVQLTQFINPQGLDNHLGGGLFLQTTASGPQLQGKPMTNGLGSIQQGYIENSNVQVVTQMVQMIQAQRAYEVNAKSIQAADQMMQQADNLRQS from the coding sequence ATGATCCGATCCCTCTACTCCGCCGCCAGTGGCATGCAGGCGCAGCAGACGAACATTGACGTCATCTCCAACAATTTGGCCAACGTCAACACCCCCGGCTTCAAGGGCTCCAGCGCCCAGTTTGAGGATCTCCTTTACGACGTGGAGAAGCAGCCCGGCGCCATCCTGGGCAACGGCAGCAACACCCCCGGCAGCCTCAGCGTCGGCTACGGCACCAAGCTCGTCGCCACCAACATGGACATGACCCAGGGCGAAATGGTGCAGCAGAGCGGCTCCCAGCTCTCCCTGGCCATTCAGGGCAACGGCTTCTTCCAGGTCCAGCTGGCGGACGGCTCCGGCCTCAACGCCTACACCCGCAACGGCTCCTTCCAGGTCAACCAGAGCGGCCAGATCGTGACCAACGACGGCCTCGTCCTCGTCGGCGCGCCTCAGGTGCCCCAGGGCGTCACCCAAATCTCCGTCAGCCAGGACGGCACCTTCACCTTCCAGGTCAACGGACAGACCCAGAACGGCGGCCAGGTCCAGCTCACCCAGTTCATCAACCCCCAGGGCCTGGACAACCACCTGGGCGGCGGCCTCTTCCTCCAGACCACCGCTTCCGGCCCCCAGCTCCAGGGCAAGCCGATGACCAACGGCCTGGGCAGCATCCAGCAGGGGTACATTGAAAACTCCAACGTCCAGGTCGTCACCCAGATGGTGCAGATGATCCAGGCCCAGCGCGCTTACGAAGTGAACGCCAAATCGATCCAGGCCGCCGACCAGATGATGCAGCAGGCCGACAACCTCCGCCAAAGCTAA
- the flgA gene encoding flagellar basal body P-ring formation chaperone FlgA: protein MKRHLLLAVLLACGVSAQAATLALRPEARVSGANVTVGDVVVSDSSLPAGLLQLPLGSAPALNAKSVFTREVVAAAVAGHPEYGKYDVTGSASCQILRPARIVHPENLSGVLLMELQKATGSQGQVKIEEFAATAPVTLPAGQIGAQAQLSPTALLHPWATATINYYIGKEMVGSSEVRFRWSWQRQAYQAVRSIQAGEPYSPLDFRLTTIDAIRASGNYMTQLPTGEDQVIGRQITAGQLLLPSFLAPKKLVQRGDQVVVNYVQSTFKVSMKGVAMQDGTKGQTISVQNSDSKKSLFAKVVDADTLEAVAVQ, encoded by the coding sequence ATGAAGCGCCACCTTCTCCTCGCCGTTCTCCTCGCCTGCGGGGTCTCCGCGCAGGCCGCCACGCTGGCCCTTCGGCCGGAGGCCCGCGTTTCCGGCGCCAACGTGACGGTGGGGGACGTGGTCGTTTCGGACAGCAGCCTGCCCGCCGGGCTGCTCCAGCTTCCCCTAGGCAGCGCCCCCGCCCTCAACGCCAAGAGCGTTTTCACCCGGGAAGTCGTCGCCGCGGCCGTCGCCGGCCATCCGGAATACGGCAAATACGACGTCACCGGAAGCGCCTCCTGCCAGATCCTGCGCCCCGCCCGCATCGTCCACCCGGAAAACCTCTCCGGCGTCCTCCTCATGGAGCTGCAGAAGGCCACCGGCAGCCAAGGCCAGGTGAAGATTGAGGAATTCGCCGCCACCGCCCCCGTCACCCTGCCCGCCGGGCAGATCGGCGCCCAGGCCCAGCTTTCCCCCACCGCCCTCCTCCACCCCTGGGCCACGGCCACCATCAACTATTACATCGGAAAGGAAATGGTCGGCAGCTCCGAGGTGCGCTTCCGCTGGAGCTGGCAGCGCCAGGCCTATCAGGCCGTCCGCAGCATCCAGGCGGGCGAGCCCTACAGCCCCCTCGACTTCCGCCTGACCACCATCGACGCCATCCGCGCCTCCGGCAACTACATGACCCAGCTTCCCACGGGGGAAGACCAGGTCATCGGCCGCCAGATCACTGCCGGCCAGCTCCTGCTGCCCTCCTTCCTGGCGCCCAAGAAACTCGTCCAGCGCGGCGATCAAGTCGTCGTCAACTACGTCCAGTCCACCTTCAAGGTGAGCATGAAAGGCGTGGCCATGCAGGACGGCACCAAGGGCCAGACCATCTCCGTCCAGAACAGCGACTCCAAGAAATCCCTTTTCGCCAAGGTCGTCGACGCCGACACCCTGGAAGCCGTAGCCGTCCAATAA
- a CDS encoding flagellar basal body L-ring protein FlgH, whose product MKHLALLSLLWIAAAGLASAQIANPARVSPYSGPGSIFPSQADGRVTSLTADPIAFAVGDFITIIVNLNTSASLSKQLSTAKTSSVNDSITSLINPNNANIANQWSGAQSFAGGGTQADSEGLTTTIQARIDEALPNGTFHVVATRQMTVGKEKSTMVLTGYVRRQDLAADNSVSSTQVAELAINQTGNGDLSRAERKGWLTTLYEFVSPF is encoded by the coding sequence ATGAAGCACCTCGCCCTTCTCTCCCTCCTTTGGATCGCCGCCGCCGGGCTGGCCTCCGCCCAGATCGCCAACCCGGCCCGCGTCTCCCCCTACAGCGGCCCCGGCTCCATCTTCCCCAGCCAGGCGGACGGGCGCGTCACCTCCCTGACCGCCGACCCCATCGCCTTCGCCGTCGGGGACTTCATCACCATCATCGTCAACCTGAACACCAGCGCCTCCCTTTCCAAGCAGCTGAGCACGGCCAAGACCTCCAGCGTCAACGACTCCATCACCTCCCTCATCAATCCGAACAACGCCAACATCGCCAACCAGTGGAGCGGCGCCCAGTCCTTCGCCGGCGGCGGCACCCAGGCCGATAGCGAGGGCCTGACCACCACCATCCAGGCCCGCATCGACGAGGCCCTGCCCAACGGCACCTTCCACGTCGTGGCCACGCGCCAGATGACCGTCGGCAAGGAAAAGTCGACCATGGTCCTCACCGGCTACGTCCGCCGCCAGGACCTGGCCGCCGACAATTCCGTCAGCTCCACCCAGGTCGCCGAATTGGCCATCAACCAGACCGGCAACGGCGACCTCTCCCGCGCCGAGCGGAAGGGCTGGCTCACCACTCTCTATGAATTCGTCAGCCCTTTCTAA
- a CDS encoding flagellar basal body P-ring protein FlgI — MSRLFLIAAAFLTLVSGLCAQTRVKDVAVVQGTRDNQLIGVGLVTGLAGQGDSDPISTQQLMTNFMKKFGITVNAQNMEVKNSAAVTVTGLIHGGAKNGSKFDIVVSSISNAKSLQGGTLTPTILYGPDGKAYAQAQGPLSIGGFYAEGSGGGASASFAKNHPTVGEIPDGAIVEREIVPDYFSNGVLEVSLRDGDFTSAVRMANAINEQIGPIADAVSSKTVRVYVPKEAQASEKQLEFIARVENVVFRPDVAARIVMNEKTGTIVANSRIKIDSVAVAHGNLTVSIVNSLNVSQPNAFTGNTTVVPGYGGSAQVPLTSGGNQAYYDPATGNQIFVPLGQAPPSGYQVVMTSANVNSPAPAAAAQAGAPAGPVVANGPATAVTGATTINVQEEKKNLVVFNDLPSVQDVASALNALGVTPRDMMAIFQEMKEAGALQAELVVH; from the coding sequence ATGAGCCGCCTTTTCCTCATTGCCGCCGCCTTCCTCACCCTGGTCTCCGGCCTCTGCGCCCAGACCCGCGTGAAGGACGTCGCCGTGGTCCAGGGCACCCGCGACAATCAGCTCATCGGCGTCGGCCTGGTCACCGGCCTGGCGGGCCAGGGCGATTCGGACCCGATCAGCACCCAGCAGCTCATGACCAACTTCATGAAGAAGTTCGGCATCACCGTGAACGCGCAGAACATGGAAGTGAAAAACTCCGCCGCCGTCACCGTCACCGGCCTCATCCACGGCGGCGCCAAGAACGGTTCCAAGTTCGACATCGTCGTCTCCTCCATCAGTAACGCCAAATCCCTCCAGGGCGGCACGCTGACCCCCACCATCCTTTACGGTCCGGACGGCAAGGCCTACGCCCAGGCCCAGGGCCCGCTCTCCATCGGCGGCTTCTACGCGGAAGGCAGCGGGGGAGGGGCCAGCGCCTCCTTCGCAAAGAACCACCCCACCGTCGGCGAGATTCCGGACGGAGCCATCGTCGAGCGGGAGATCGTGCCCGACTACTTTTCCAACGGCGTCCTGGAAGTCTCCCTCCGGGACGGCGACTTCACCTCCGCCGTCCGCATGGCCAACGCGATCAACGAGCAGATCGGCCCCATCGCCGACGCGGTCAGCTCCAAGACCGTCCGGGTCTACGTGCCCAAGGAAGCCCAGGCTTCCGAGAAGCAGCTGGAATTTATCGCCCGGGTGGAGAACGTCGTCTTCCGCCCCGACGTTGCCGCCCGCATCGTCATGAACGAGAAGACCGGCACCATCGTCGCCAATTCCCGGATCAAGATCGACTCCGTCGCCGTCGCCCACGGCAACCTGACCGTCTCCATCGTCAATTCCCTGAACGTTTCCCAGCCCAACGCCTTCACCGGCAACACCACCGTGGTCCCCGGCTATGGCGGCAGCGCGCAAGTGCCGCTCACCTCCGGCGGCAACCAGGCCTACTACGACCCCGCCACCGGCAACCAGATCTTCGTCCCCCTGGGGCAGGCTCCCCCCTCCGGCTACCAGGTGGTCATGACCTCCGCCAACGTGAACTCGCCCGCTCCGGCCGCCGCCGCCCAGGCCGGAGCTCCCGCCGGTCCCGTCGTGGCCAACGGCCCCGCCACCGCCGTCACCGGCGCCACCACCATCAACGTCCAGGAAGAGAAGAAAAACCTGGTCGTCTTCAACGACCTGCCCAGCGTGCAGGACGTCGCCTCCGCCCTGAACGCCCTGGGCGTCACCCCGCGCGACATGATGGCGATCTTCCAGGAAATGAAGGAGGCCGGCGCCCTCCAAGCCGAACTCGTCGTCCACTAA
- the flgN gene encoding flagellar export chaperone FlgN: METIPPTAAVPEESQRVLQQLDDMLEQLLVRQREEQECILNRNVTRLPVVCEEIKVLSQQLEQQQLNLRTFIQSRRLPAPQEKLRGECMRKFKRIQQLARQNHMLLENSLRFLQQVMSEFLGAKRKQGTYNHMGMVEAPLTGSGLLVDVQL; encoded by the coding sequence ATGGAAACCATCCCCCCCACCGCCGCCGTCCCGGAAGAGAGCCAGCGCGTCCTCCAGCAGCTGGACGACATGCTGGAACAGCTCCTCGTCCGCCAGCGTGAGGAGCAGGAGTGCATCCTCAACCGCAACGTCACCCGCCTGCCCGTCGTCTGCGAGGAGATCAAGGTCCTTTCCCAGCAGCTGGAGCAGCAGCAGCTCAACCTGCGGACCTTCATCCAATCCCGCCGCCTGCCGGCCCCCCAGGAAAAGCTGCGGGGCGAGTGCATGCGCAAGTTCAAGCGCATCCAGCAGCTGGCCCGGCAGAACCATATGCTCCTGGAGAACAGCCTCCGCTTCCTCCAGCAGGTCATGAGCGAGTTCCTGGGCGCCAAGCGCAAGCAGGGAACCTACAACCACATGGGCATGGTCGAGGCGCCGCTCACCGGCAGCGGCCTACTCGTCGACGTCCAACTCTGA
- the flgK gene encoding flagellar hook-associated protein FlgK has protein sequence MSGIGLNGSLYVGLSGLQAAQASISVAGQNLTNQSNSASSRQIVVISSGTSINVAGTNLGTGVTVTGIENTRSNYLDTLVQQSNSSLGYANTVNTYMSSVQNSLSESLSSSQVDASSSQTGLEAASTDFFNAWTSLAADPTSQVAQDAVANAGLTFANTANTVENQILSVKSSVYSQASDEVTTANQLITQIADLNSQIQRAEAGTTVDAQGLTLNQATTLRDQREALVEQLSTIVNITVTNNPQNSAMVDITLTDSPTTTLVSGTVGGGGSNNLTGVQTYKLASNTYDPTGSLTISAETSGGTTVNFTPTGGDLGGLVYLDNDVIGAQTTMPPTGTPTTLLDQFNNYVYQVVTAVNGLTNTGQGSDGTAGDDFFHIGTDANGVNQVTVEDPYNITSSSYNSGAIPAAAAGAGSADATIANAIAALNTSTTSAANVSKYASVVSGIGFTTSAAQTNYTNQALLSTQVSNQRASYSGISTNEETTDLITFQQAYQASAHFISVLQQLYNSLVNMGT, from the coding sequence ATGTCCGGCATCGGTCTTAACGGTTCCCTTTATGTTGGCTTGAGCGGCTTGCAGGCCGCCCAGGCGAGCATCTCGGTCGCCGGCCAGAATCTGACGAACCAGAGCAACAGCGCCTCCTCCCGGCAAATCGTGGTGATCAGCTCCGGCACCTCCATCAACGTGGCTGGCACCAACTTGGGAACCGGCGTCACGGTCACGGGCATCGAAAACACCCGCAGCAACTATCTGGACACCCTCGTCCAGCAGTCCAACTCCAGCCTGGGTTACGCCAACACGGTCAACACCTACATGTCGAGCGTGCAGAACTCCCTCTCGGAGTCCCTCAGCTCCAGCCAGGTCGATGCCAGCTCCAGCCAGACCGGCCTGGAGGCGGCTTCCACCGACTTCTTCAACGCCTGGACCAGCCTGGCCGCCGATCCCACCTCCCAGGTGGCCCAGGATGCCGTGGCCAACGCGGGCCTGACATTCGCCAACACGGCCAACACGGTCGAGAATCAGATCCTCTCCGTCAAATCGAGCGTCTACAGCCAGGCTTCCGACGAGGTGACCACGGCCAACCAGCTCATCACCCAGATCGCCGATCTCAACTCCCAGATCCAGCGCGCGGAGGCGGGCACCACCGTCGACGCCCAGGGGCTCACCCTCAACCAGGCCACCACCCTGCGCGACCAGCGGGAAGCCCTCGTCGAGCAGCTCAGCACCATCGTCAACATCACGGTGACGAACAACCCGCAGAATTCCGCGATGGTCGACATCACCCTGACCGATTCCCCCACCACCACGCTGGTGAGCGGCACGGTGGGGGGAGGGGGCTCCAACAACCTGACGGGCGTCCAGACCTACAAGCTGGCCTCCAACACCTACGATCCCACCGGCAGCCTGACGATCAGCGCGGAAACCAGCGGCGGGACCACGGTCAACTTCACCCCCACGGGCGGCGACCTGGGCGGCCTGGTCTACCTGGACAACGACGTCATCGGCGCCCAGACGACGATGCCCCCCACCGGCACGCCGACGACGCTTCTCGACCAATTCAACAACTACGTCTACCAGGTGGTCACCGCCGTCAACGGGCTGACCAATACCGGCCAGGGCTCCGATGGCACCGCCGGCGACGACTTCTTCCACATCGGCACCGACGCCAACGGCGTCAACCAGGTCACCGTGGAGGATCCCTACAACATCACCAGCTCCTCCTACAACAGCGGGGCCATTCCCGCCGCCGCGGCCGGTGCGGGATCGGCCGACGCGACCATCGCCAACGCGATCGCCGCCCTGAACACCTCCACCACCAGCGCGGCCAACGTTTCCAAGTATGCCTCCGTGGTGAGCGGCATCGGCTTCACCACTAGCGCGGCGCAGACCAACTACACCAACCAGGCCCTCCTCAGCACCCAGGTGAGCAACCAGCGGGCCTCCTATTCCGGCATCTCCACCAATGAGGAGACCACGGACCTCATCACCTTCCAGCAGGCCTACCAGGCTTCCGCCCACTTCATCAGCGTGCTCCAGCAGCTCTACAATTCCCTGGTCAACATGGGGACCTGA
- the fliW gene encoding flagellar assembly protein FliW, giving the protein MEACVSVEQEILDKTFTFPVGLPGFLQFHRFVFTQTEEERPFAFMRSVDDPSVSFLVIEAFYLKGDYVMDVDDTLLEDIGSPGPLDCLVFFILKVESWKPFVFHANLRAPLIIHKEKRLGRQITLNESSYSTQERFEF; this is encoded by the coding sequence ATGGAAGCGTGCGTGAGCGTGGAGCAGGAGATCCTGGACAAGACGTTCACGTTCCCCGTCGGCCTTCCCGGGTTCCTTCAATTCCATCGTTTCGTCTTTACCCAGACGGAGGAAGAGCGCCCCTTCGCCTTCATGCGGTCGGTGGACGATCCCTCCGTCTCCTTCCTGGTGATCGAGGCCTTCTACCTGAAAGGGGACTACGTGATGGACGTCGACGACACCCTCCTGGAGGACATCGGCTCCCCCGGCCCGCTCGATTGTCTCGTCTTCTTCATTTTAAAGGTGGAAAGCTGGAAACCCTTCGTCTTCCATGCCAATCTCCGCGCCCCCCTCATTATCCATAAGGAGAAGAGGCTGGGCCGTCAGATCACCTTGAACGAAAGCAGCTACTCCACGCAGGAGAGGTTCGAATTTTAA
- the csrA gene encoding carbon storage regulator CsrA, with amino-acid sequence MLVLSRKPGEAVKLGDEIEIIIVAVEGQRVRLGIKAPRDVRILRTEIDPQLAHFNQQAVVKADAASLLGQAAAKAKQASANANPDGSAAS; translated from the coding sequence ATGCTCGTCCTGTCACGTAAACCGGGGGAGGCTGTCAAACTCGGCGATGAGATCGAGATTATCATCGTCGCCGTCGAAGGTCAGCGCGTCCGCCTGGGCATCAAGGCCCCCCGGGATGTCCGCATCCTTCGCACGGAAATCGACCCGCAGCTGGCCCATTTCAACCAACAAGCCGTGGTGAAGGCCGATGCCGCCTCCCTTCTGGGCCAGGCCGCGGCCAAGGCCAAGCAGGCCTCCGCCAACGCCAATCCGGACGGCAGCGCCGCTTCCTAA
- a CDS encoding chemotaxis protein CheD, which yields MALASISTSNAGNPPETVVGVADLKLVSTPGSILSTYALGSCIAVTLFDPYRKIGGLLHAMLPDSKLHRSGVTNRSMFVDTGLTDLVAQLTRTGGAPEVLECKVFGGARVMGADQFFRIGDRNVEAFRALSQKMGLRVKVWETGGQVNRTIKLYLETGHVLVKTPGKPLYWI from the coding sequence GTGGCTCTCGCATCCATTTCCACCTCCAACGCGGGAAACCCGCCGGAAACCGTCGTCGGCGTCGCCGACCTCAAGCTGGTCTCCACCCCCGGCTCCATTCTGAGCACCTACGCCCTGGGATCGTGCATCGCCGTCACCCTGTTCGATCCCTACCGGAAAATCGGCGGCCTTTTGCACGCCATGTTGCCCGACTCCAAGCTGCACCGCAGCGGCGTGACCAACCGCTCCATGTTCGTCGACACCGGTTTGACGGACCTGGTCGCCCAGCTGACCCGCACCGGCGGCGCGCCGGAAGTCCTGGAATGCAAGGTTTTCGGCGGCGCCCGCGTCATGGGAGCCGATCAGTTTTTCCGCATTGGTGACCGCAATGTGGAAGCGTTCCGCGCCTTGAGCCAAAAGATGGGGCTGCGGGTAAAAGTCTGGGAAACCGGGGGACAGGTCAACCGCACCATCAAGCTCTACCTGGAGACCGGCCACGTCCTGGTCAAGACTCCCGGCAAGCCCCTGTACTGGATATGA
- a CDS encoding HDOD domain-containing protein, with product MSSILPISMVCELARTLPCAPALLPKLIALLSDPEKANAKEMESLIMRDPGLATSVLRFANSAFFSRTFPCETVGDAVMRIGFRQVYRIAASSIAGRWLINQPQGYGWEPGDLYKHSLCVGVSVEHLAKKTKQVPEELAYTSGLLHDVGKLALAHACADHFESIRSYQEIKQVSWRQAEHTILGYDHTEIGGVLMEEWGYPASLVQVARFYPRPSLATPDQRLLVGHVHAAKHLATLLGYGVGEDGFHTELDEAVLKECGITEELLEELLPSVVKDAEKLIAAGMGTE from the coding sequence ATGAGTTCCATCCTTCCCATCTCCATGGTTTGCGAGCTGGCCCGCACCCTTCCTTGCGCGCCGGCGCTTCTGCCGAAGCTCATCGCGCTCCTTTCCGATCCGGAGAAGGCCAATGCGAAGGAAATGGAAAGCCTGATCATGCGGGATCCGGGTTTGGCCACCTCCGTCCTGCGCTTTGCCAATTCCGCCTTCTTCTCCAGGACCTTCCCCTGCGAAACCGTGGGTGACGCCGTCATGCGCATCGGCTTCCGCCAGGTCTACCGCATCGCCGCCAGCTCCATCGCGGGCCGCTGGCTCATCAACCAGCCCCAGGGCTACGGCTGGGAGCCGGGAGACCTTTACAAACACTCCCTCTGCGTCGGCGTCTCCGTCGAGCACCTGGCCAAAAAGACCAAGCAGGTTCCGGAAGAGCTGGCCTACACCTCCGGCCTCCTGCACGACGTGGGCAAGCTGGCCTTGGCCCACGCCTGCGCCGACCATTTTGAATCCATCCGCAGCTACCAGGAGATCAAGCAGGTCAGCTGGCGCCAGGCGGAGCACACCATCCTGGGATACGATCATACGGAAATCGGCGGCGTCCTCATGGAAGAGTGGGGCTATCCCGCCAGCCTCGTGCAGGTCGCCCGCTTCTATCCCCGTCCCAGCCTGGCCACGCCGGACCAGCGCCTCCTCGTCGGCCACGTCCATGCCGCCAAGCACCTGGCCACCCTCCTGGGCTACGGCGTGGGGGAGGACGGCTTCCACACGGAGTTGGATGAGGCCGTGCTAAAGGAATGCGGCATTACCGAGGAACTTCTCGAAGAACTGCTCCCCAGCGTCGTCAAAGACGCCGAAAAGCTTATCGCCGCAGGAATGGGGACCGAATAA